GACCGGGTTCAGGTCGGGCGCGTAGGGCGGCAGCCACTCGACCGACAGCCAGCTCGCGCCGCGAGCCCGCAGCTTTTTCACGGCCGCGCGATGCACGTTGAGCCGATCGAGCACGACGACGATCGGGCCGCGGTGCTCGCGATGCAGCGCGTACAGATAACGAACCACATCGGCCGTGCGGACGTTGTGGTCGTGCACGCGAAAACGCAGCTTCACGCGCCGGCGGCGCGGCGAGACAGCCAGGCTGCCGATCACGCTCAAGCGATCGTGCCGCTGCGAGGCGATCTGTTGCGGGCGCGATCCGGTCGGGGCCCAGGTGCGGCGGTTCAGCGGCTGGAGACGAAAGCCGCATTCGTCGAGAAAGACGATGGTAGCTTGCCGCCGCCGGCCCCCTTTTTGATTCGCGGCCAGTCGCTCTTACGCCACTGCTCCACGGCCGCTTCATCGCGTTCGCGAGCCCGCCGCTGCGGCTGCTGTGGTGAGAAGCCCA
The Pirellulales bacterium genome window above contains:
- a CDS encoding transposase — translated: MAANQKGGRRRQATIVFLDECGFRLQPLNRRTWAPTGSRPQQIASQRHDRLSVIGSLAVSPRRRRVKLRFRVHDHNVRTADVVRYLYALHREHRGPIVVVLDRLNVHRAAVKKLRARGASWLSVEWLPPYAPDLNPVEALWSHAMYTPLANFVPDNVEHLNDAVIEAVGDTHFNQPLLRSFFHADQLKL